A section of the Camelus dromedarius isolate mCamDro1 chromosome 14, mCamDro1.pat, whole genome shotgun sequence genome encodes:
- the ATP5IF1 gene encoding ATPase inhibitor, mitochondrial, whose product MAATALAVRTRFGVWSVWAMQGRGFSSDRPDSVRPSEGAVRDAGGAFGKREQAEEERYFRARTREQLAALKKHHENEISHHHQEIEHLQKEIERHKQAIKKLKQHDDD is encoded by the exons ATGGCAGCCACGGCATTGGCGGTGAGGACGCGGTTCGGCGTGTGGAGCGTCTGGGCCATGCAAGGCCGAGGCTTCAGCTCGGATCGG CCAGATAGTGTCCGCCCCAGCGAGGGTGCTGTCCGGGATGCCGGTGGGGCCTTTGGAAAGAGAGAGCAGGCTGAAGAGGAGCGGTATTTCCG AGCTCGAACTAGAGAACAACTGGCAGCCTTGAAGAAACACCATGAAAATGAGATCTCTCATCACCATCAGGAGATTGAGCACCTGCAGAAAGAAATTGAGCGGCACAAGCAAGCTAtcaagaaactaaaacaacatgaTGATGATTAA